A single genomic interval of Zobellia nedashkovskayae harbors:
- a CDS encoding BatD family protein translates to MFLVFSVNAQDGKGITFEMKLSKEKLGMNERLRVDFTMNKDGDNFNPPDFQGFRVLMGPSQSISSSWINGVRSYSKTYSYTLAPTTRGNVTIKQASIVIDGKTYKSLPKKVEVTAAVDKPSDQMTADDVADESLHLVAEVSKTDPYLNEGLSVVYKLYVSPSISVSNYQPLDNPKYNNFWSQDIPVSRPVAENGTYKGKPYRYVILKRVVLYPQKSGKLEIEPLSLDVTVDVPSNKRDFFGGRIYSQTNKTVSAGKRTINVKALPEKGKPVNFSGAVGNFDFSVTSSKTVLNASESLQAKVEVSGKGNLKLFQLPDLNLPASLEVYEPEFDEKVRTTLSGSQGKVSNSYTVVPSFKGKYPIPSISFTYFDPSAKTYKTVTSDEIVINVKEGPTDSSIGSAVAGGTNNKQTVAVGNQFNFLKLDANLVPIGSSYFLGTKSYYLWLLLPLILIPFAILLGKKREAIASDVVGNKVRKANKLAKRYLSKAKKELGNKEAFYVALEKALHNYLKAKLKIETSEFSKDKIASLLIEKQVDNTTNEGFISLLKNCEMARYSPFSEVQMQQDYDKASEVITYLDKQL, encoded by the coding sequence ATGTTCCTTGTCTTTTCAGTGAACGCTCAAGATGGCAAAGGCATTACCTTTGAAATGAAACTCAGTAAAGAAAAACTGGGTATGAACGAGAGATTACGGGTAGATTTTACCATGAATAAAGACGGGGACAATTTTAATCCTCCAGATTTTCAGGGCTTCCGGGTTTTGATGGGACCATCACAATCTATAAGCTCCTCATGGATAAATGGTGTGCGTAGTTATTCAAAAACATACTCATACACCTTGGCTCCTACTACTAGGGGAAATGTGACCATTAAGCAAGCATCTATTGTGATTGATGGAAAAACTTATAAATCATTACCAAAAAAGGTAGAAGTTACAGCTGCAGTAGACAAACCCAGCGATCAAATGACCGCAGACGATGTAGCGGACGAAAGTCTACATCTTGTTGCCGAGGTTTCTAAAACGGACCCATACCTAAACGAAGGCCTAAGCGTGGTCTACAAACTATATGTGAGCCCGTCTATTAGTGTATCTAACTATCAACCATTAGACAACCCTAAGTACAATAATTTTTGGAGCCAAGATATTCCCGTTTCTCGCCCAGTTGCTGAAAACGGAACTTATAAAGGAAAGCCTTATAGGTATGTTATATTAAAGCGAGTTGTACTCTACCCTCAAAAATCAGGGAAGTTAGAAATAGAACCCCTTTCATTGGATGTTACTGTAGATGTACCGTCCAACAAACGGGATTTCTTTGGAGGTAGAATTTACTCCCAAACCAACAAAACGGTTTCAGCAGGAAAACGAACCATTAATGTAAAAGCTTTACCTGAAAAAGGGAAACCTGTTAATTTTAGTGGGGCAGTTGGTAATTTCGATTTTTCGGTCACTAGCAGTAAGACGGTTTTGAATGCTTCTGAATCATTACAGGCAAAAGTTGAGGTGAGTGGTAAAGGAAATTTAAAACTCTTTCAGTTGCCCGACCTAAATTTACCCGCTTCATTGGAGGTATACGAGCCTGAATTTGATGAAAAAGTACGTACTACCTTATCCGGCTCACAGGGTAAGGTGAGTAATAGTTATACGGTTGTACCTTCCTTTAAAGGCAAATATCCTATTCCTAGTATATCCTTCACTTATTTTGACCCTAGCGCTAAAACGTATAAAACGGTTACTTCAGATGAAATCGTAATCAATGTAAAAGAAGGTCCTACAGACTCAAGCATAGGTAGTGCAGTAGCTGGTGGAACTAATAATAAGCAAACCGTTGCAGTAGGAAATCAATTTAATTTCCTAAAACTAGACGCCAATTTGGTACCTATTGGTTCTAGCTATTTTTTAGGGACTAAAAGCTATTATTTATGGTTATTACTGCCATTAATATTGATTCCCTTTGCCATTTTACTAGGTAAAAAGCGTGAAGCAATTGCTAGTGACGTGGTGGGCAATAAAGTTAGGAAGGCCAACAAACTTGCTAAAAGATATCTCTCTAAAGCCAAAAAAGAATTAGGTAATAAGGAGGCGTTTTACGTTGCCTTAGAAAAAGCGTTGCATAATTATTTAAAGGCAAAACTTAAAATAGAGACCTCAGAATTCAGCAAAGACAAAATAGCATCTCTCTTAATCGAAAAACAGGTTGATAACACAACCAATGAAGGTTTTATTTCGCTACTTAAAAATTGCGAAATGGCACGTTACAGTCCCTTTTCCGAAGTGCAGATGCAACAAGATTACGATAAAGCAAGTGAGGTAATTACATATTTAGACAAACAACTCTAA
- a CDS encoding adenine nucleotide alpha hydrolase family protein codes for MEKNKYKIALLSDLTDGMHNLLKSSVSLAKMVDAEIEVFNVRKPTDIVGKDNQLSAIRTINHEYIVTDKRMKNLIAPFSKDYGVPIRYSSTFGNVKTEISRYLDDNTPNIIVLGRRKTKPFNTVDDRIINFVLSIFKGSVMIVSEENGLEPNMNIGIGTLNCSNELLSSSFPEALFANANSPLKAFSIVNGPTTQPQSHEFLGKKIVDYVFDYNDNTMKKLPIYLSKSKVDLLFVERKKKEKINTSTPSNIYDMVKKLDINLMIAGEKNSQGNYQSKLNIA; via the coding sequence ATGGAAAAAAATAAATATAAAATAGCATTACTTTCAGATTTGACGGATGGTATGCACAACCTTTTAAAAAGCTCGGTTAGCTTAGCTAAAATGGTTGATGCCGAAATTGAGGTTTTCAATGTGAGAAAACCAACTGATATTGTTGGAAAAGACAATCAATTATCAGCTATACGGACAATAAACCACGAGTATATTGTAACCGACAAGCGCATGAAGAATTTAATTGCTCCATTCTCTAAAGATTACGGGGTTCCCATTCGTTATTCAAGCACTTTTGGCAATGTAAAAACTGAAATTTCCCGATATTTAGATGATAACACTCCAAATATTATAGTTCTTGGTAGAAGAAAAACAAAACCTTTTAATACTGTAGATGATAGGATTATCAATTTTGTTCTAAGTATTTTTAAGGGATCCGTAATGATTGTTTCAGAAGAAAATGGTCTAGAGCCTAACATGAATATAGGGATTGGTACACTGAACTGTTCTAACGAGTTATTGAGTTCTTCTTTTCCAGAAGCCCTCTTTGCTAATGCAAACAGTCCTCTAAAGGCTTTCAGCATTGTTAATGGACCTACAACACAGCCTCAATCCCATGAATTTTTAGGAAAGAAAATTGTAGATTATGTCTTTGATTATAATGACAATACAATGAAAAAGCTTCCAATCTACTTATCTAAGAGCAAAGTTGATTTATTATTTGTGGAGCGGAAAAAAAAGGAAAAAATAAATACTTCTACGCCATCAAATATTTACGACATGGTGAAGAAATTAGATATCAACCTTATGATTGCAGGCGAAAAAAATTCGCAAGGCAATTATCAAAGTAAACTAAACATAGCATAA
- a CDS encoding carbonic anhydrase family protein produces the protein MKAHTKETQATMTPEKALNFLKEGNQRFQNNLKANRNLLEQVNDTSDGQFPFATILSCIDSRVSAELVFDQGLGDIFSIRIAGNFSNEDILGSMEFACKLAGTELVVVLGHTSCGAIKGACDHARLGNLTALINKIEPAVDAVKEPTDESLRNSKNLDFVDKVSEKNVLLTIDSIRKNSPVLSEMEENGEIKIVGAMYDISNGEVTFY, from the coding sequence ATGAAAGCACATACTAAGGAGACACAAGCAACGATGACTCCAGAAAAAGCACTTAATTTTTTAAAAGAAGGAAATCAACGTTTTCAAAATAATTTAAAAGCTAACAGAAATCTTTTAGAACAAGTAAATGATACTAGCGATGGACAATTTCCTTTCGCTACTATTTTGAGCTGTATAGATTCTAGAGTTTCGGCAGAATTGGTTTTTGACCAAGGATTAGGCGATATCTTTAGTATTCGTATCGCAGGAAACTTTTCTAACGAAGATATCCTAGGAAGTATGGAATTTGCATGTAAGCTTGCTGGCACTGAACTAGTTGTTGTTTTGGGTCATACTAGTTGTGGTGCAATAAAAGGTGCTTGTGACCATGCCAGATTAGGCAACTTGACAGCTTTAATAAATAAGATAGAGCCAGCGGTTGATGCAGTTAAAGAACCTACTGACGAAAGTCTTAGAAATTCTAAAAATCTTGACTTTGTAGATAAAGTTTCTGAAAAGAATGTGCTTTTGACAATAGATAGTATCCGTAAGAATAGCCCAGTTTTATCTGAAATGGAAGAAAACGGAGAAATAAAGATTGTAGGTGCCATGTATGACATATCTAATGGTGAAGTAACTTTTTACTAA
- a CDS encoding tetratricopeptide repeat protein, producing MKNILFILISLLTFTVTAQNNALFDKATEAYNVGEYQKAVDNYMEILDNGKHSAELYYNLGNAYYKLNEIAPSIYYYEKALLLKPNDSEIKNNLGYAKNMTLDAIDEMPTTGLSKIYDSIIGTLSFDQWAYLSIIFMVIFVFLYIAFYYFHYSSRKRLAFIFSVISLLIMITSVVFAFLQYNKFKADQPAIVFAKEASVKAEPNKKGLETFALHEGTKVQVVEELNDWKKIRISDGTTGWIPSEDIKTLKDF from the coding sequence GTGAAAAACATACTTTTCATACTTATTTCCTTATTAACCTTCACGGTTACCGCCCAGAATAATGCTCTGTTTGATAAGGCTACGGAAGCTTATAATGTAGGCGAGTACCAAAAGGCGGTAGACAACTATATGGAGATTTTGGATAATGGTAAACATTCCGCAGAGCTCTATTACAACCTGGGCAATGCCTATTATAAGCTTAACGAGATTGCGCCAAGTATCTATTATTACGAAAAAGCACTTTTGCTAAAGCCCAATGACAGCGAAATAAAGAATAATTTAGGATACGCCAAGAACATGACTCTTGATGCCATTGATGAAATGCCAACTACAGGCCTTTCTAAAATTTACGATAGCATCATTGGTACATTGTCTTTTGATCAATGGGCATATCTATCTATTATTTTTATGGTAATATTTGTGTTTTTATACATTGCATTCTATTACTTTCATTATTCATCTAGAAAAAGACTTGCGTTTATCTTTAGTGTAATTTCACTACTTATCATGATAACTTCCGTAGTTTTTGCTTTTCTTCAATACAACAAATTTAAAGCAGACCAACCCGCTATTGTCTTTGCCAAGGAAGCCAGTGTAAAAGCTGAGCCTAACAAAAAAGGTCTTGAGACTTTTGCACTCCACGAAGGCACTAAAGTCCAAGTTGTTGAAGAACTAAACGACTGGAAAAAAATCCGTATTTCTGACGGAACTACAGGCTGGATCCCATCCGAAGACATAAAAACATTAAAAGATTTTTAA
- a CDS encoding SulP family inorganic anion transporter, with protein MFKNLKSDLPASVVVFFVALPLCLGIALASGAPLFSGLIAGIIGGVFVGALSGSKIGVSGPAAGLAAIVLTAIGTLGGFENFLVAVVLGGVIQMVFGFLKAGIIGYYFPSSVIKGMLTGIGIIIILKQIPHFFGYDPDPEGDWAFFQVDGENTFSEILNTVNNISPGATLVAIIGLSILLLWDKVLSKKGRIFQLVQGPLVAVAIGIIFYIVTQDSGTLAISSEHLVSVPVPEDAASFLGQFSFPNFGAITNPQVWITAFTIALVASLETLLCVEATDKLDPHKNVTPTNRELLAQGAGNILSGLIGGLPITQVIVRSSANIQSGGTSKLSAILHGFLLLISVILIPTLLNMIPLSVLAAILFIVGYKLAKPALFATMYKLGWKQFVPFMVTVLGIVFTDLLVGISLGLAVGIVVILLKSYQNSHFLHIEDVSNGKHKIKMSLAEEVTFFNKGAILKELDSLPRDTYLELNLLKTRYLDIDIIEILDDFSIKAKERNIDIKLVSKRGVIENPISYSEFFRTRPKSNLSLS; from the coding sequence ATGTTTAAAAATCTAAAGAGCGACCTTCCCGCAAGTGTCGTAGTATTCTTCGTTGCTTTGCCTTTATGTTTGGGTATTGCCCTTGCCAGTGGCGCACCATTGTTCTCAGGATTAATAGCCGGTATAATTGGTGGTGTTTTCGTTGGAGCACTCAGTGGTTCAAAAATTGGAGTTAGTGGTCCTGCAGCAGGATTAGCTGCCATAGTTTTAACCGCTATTGGAACCTTAGGTGGTTTTGAGAATTTTCTAGTTGCCGTAGTTTTGGGTGGCGTTATTCAAATGGTATTCGGTTTTTTAAAAGCGGGTATTATTGGATACTATTTTCCGTCTTCAGTTATAAAGGGAATGTTAACGGGAATTGGTATCATTATAATTCTAAAACAAATTCCACACTTTTTTGGTTATGACCCTGACCCAGAAGGGGACTGGGCTTTTTTCCAAGTAGATGGAGAAAATACCTTTTCGGAAATTTTAAATACAGTCAATAATATTAGTCCCGGTGCTACATTGGTAGCTATCATAGGTCTTTCTATTCTTTTGTTATGGGATAAAGTTCTTTCTAAAAAAGGTAGAATTTTTCAATTGGTACAGGGACCATTAGTTGCCGTTGCCATTGGTATTATATTTTACATTGTAACTCAAGATAGCGGAACATTGGCTATTTCTTCAGAACATTTGGTAAGTGTGCCTGTTCCTGAAGATGCCGCTTCTTTCTTAGGTCAATTTAGCTTTCCAAATTTTGGAGCCATTACAAACCCTCAAGTTTGGATTACTGCTTTTACCATAGCGCTGGTAGCCAGTTTAGAAACATTACTGTGTGTAGAAGCCACAGATAAATTAGACCCACATAAGAATGTAACTCCAACAAACCGAGAGTTACTTGCCCAAGGCGCCGGTAATATACTGTCCGGTTTAATTGGAGGACTGCCTATAACTCAGGTAATTGTTCGTAGCTCAGCCAATATACAATCTGGCGGAACATCAAAACTATCTGCTATTTTGCATGGTTTTCTTTTATTGATTTCAGTAATTCTTATTCCAACTTTGTTAAATATGATTCCGTTATCCGTATTGGCAGCTATTCTTTTCATAGTTGGTTACAAATTGGCAAAACCTGCACTTTTTGCAACGATGTACAAACTAGGATGGAAACAGTTCGTTCCTTTTATGGTAACGGTGCTAGGGATTGTGTTTACAGATTTGCTTGTTGGAATTAGTTTGGGCTTAGCTGTTGGAATAGTTGTTATTCTATTAAAAAGCTATCAAAATTCTCACTTTCTTCATATTGAAGATGTAAGCAACGGAAAGCATAAAATAAAAATGTCTCTTGCAGAAGAGGTTACATTCTTTAATAAAGGCGCTATTCTTAAAGAACTAGATAGTCTTCCAAGAGATACCTATTTGGAGCTAAATCTACTTAAAACAAGGTATCTTGACATTGATATTATTGAGATTCTAGACGATTTTTCAATAAAAGCCAAAGAACGTAATATAGATATTAAACTGGTATCTAAACGTGGCGTTATAGAAAACCCTATTAGTTATAGTGAGTTTTTTAGAACAAGACCAAAATCTAACCTAAGTTTAAGTTAA
- a CDS encoding vWA domain-containing protein produces MLDNISFANPEFFWLLLLLPLAVLWYFYKRKEQVASLKIPTIKGFANTGFLPKLKPLLFVLRLLALAAIIVAIARPQTEDISTKTKTTKGIDIVMAIDVSSSMLARDLKPNRLAALKEVAAEFIKERPNDRIGLVAYAGEAYTKTPITSDKAIVLRALRDITYGQLNDGTAIGMGLATSVNRLKESKASSKIIILLTDGVNNSGFIEPQTAADLAIEYGIKTYTIGLGTNGNALSPVAYNSDGSFRYGMRQVEIDEDLLKDIAKSTGGKFFRATDNEKLEAIYDEINKLEKTEIEEFKYYKYEEKFRSWVLLAGALLLLEWLLRNTIFRSFI; encoded by the coding sequence ATGTTGGATAATATATCATTCGCAAATCCGGAATTTTTTTGGTTGCTATTATTGCTTCCTCTGGCCGTGCTGTGGTATTTCTACAAGCGCAAAGAGCAGGTAGCTTCTTTAAAAATACCTACGATTAAAGGTTTTGCAAATACGGGTTTTCTCCCAAAATTAAAACCACTGTTATTTGTACTGCGTCTATTAGCTCTTGCAGCAATTATAGTTGCCATAGCCAGACCACAGACCGAAGACATTTCAACAAAAACAAAAACTACAAAGGGTATAGATATTGTAATGGCTATAGATGTTTCTTCTAGTATGTTGGCAAGGGATTTAAAACCCAACCGTTTAGCCGCCCTAAAAGAAGTTGCTGCAGAATTCATTAAAGAACGCCCCAATGACCGTATTGGTTTGGTGGCTTACGCAGGTGAAGCTTATACCAAAACACCTATAACAAGTGATAAGGCAATTGTTCTAAGGGCACTACGCGATATAACTTATGGGCAATTAAATGATGGTACTGCCATAGGAATGGGCTTGGCTACTTCCGTAAACCGCCTAAAAGAGAGTAAAGCTTCTAGTAAAATTATTATCCTATTGACGGATGGTGTCAATAATTCCGGGTTTATAGAACCACAAACCGCAGCAGACTTAGCTATTGAGTATGGTATAAAAACATACACTATAGGATTGGGTACCAATGGTAACGCTCTTTCTCCGGTAGCATATAACAGTGATGGATCTTTTAGATACGGTATGCGCCAAGTTGAAATTGATGAAGATCTTTTGAAGGATATTGCAAAATCTACAGGAGGTAAATTTTTTAGAGCCACAGATAACGAAAAGTTAGAGGCTATTTACGACGAAATAAACAAGCTAGAAAAAACAGAAATAGAAGAATTTAAATATTACAAATACGAAGAAAAGTTTAGGTCATGGGTGCTTTTGGCCGGTGCCCTGCTTTTATTGGAATGGCTCCTGAGGAATACCATTTTTAGAAGTTTTATTTAA
- a CDS encoding carbonic anhydrase, with amino-acid sequence MNLDTVFDNNEKWIAEKLKTSSDYFEQLAKDQSPELLYIGCSDSRVTAEEVMGAKPGEVFVHRNIANMVISIDLNVLSVLKYAVDYLKVKHIIVCGHYACGGVKAAMQSKDLGVLNPWLRNIRDVYRLHKEELNAIEDETKKYDRLVELNVKEQCVNLIKTAVVQKAYRDHGLKVHGWIFDVHTGKLIDLKIDFEGYLKNIMEIYHLD; translated from the coding sequence ATGAATCTAGATACTGTTTTTGACAACAATGAAAAGTGGATAGCGGAAAAGCTAAAAACAAGTTCAGATTATTTTGAGCAGTTGGCCAAGGATCAAAGTCCTGAATTGCTTTATATTGGTTGTTCAGACAGTAGGGTTACTGCAGAAGAAGTGATGGGCGCAAAACCCGGAGAGGTTTTCGTACATCGTAACATTGCGAACATGGTAATCAGTATAGATCTTAACGTACTATCTGTTTTAAAGTATGCTGTAGATTATCTGAAAGTAAAACATATAATAGTTTGTGGTCATTATGCATGCGGAGGTGTCAAAGCTGCCATGCAATCTAAAGATTTGGGTGTTCTAAACCCATGGCTACGTAATATTCGTGATGTATATCGTCTTCATAAAGAAGAGCTGAATGCTATTGAAGACGAAACAAAAAAATACGATAGATTAGTAGAACTGAACGTAAAAGAGCAATGTGTAAACCTGATCAAAACAGCAGTGGTTCAAAAAGCATATCGTGATCACGGATTAAAAGTACATGGGTGGATATTTGACGTTCATACCGGAAAATTGATAGACTTAAAAATAGATTTCGAAGGCTACCTTAAAAATATTATGGAAATCTATCATTTGGATTAA
- a CDS encoding tetratricopeptide repeat protein produces the protein MRNIVFILFFIGFVSLAQEEEKAREQALDESKNLTWEANKELSEDNFVEAEVDYRKAIAKSEENSAAPYNLANAYYAKETYSEAFGRYKQAGELATDKADKHRAYHNMGNVFMKRKDYQKAVEAYKEALRNDPKDEETRYNLALAKKMLEKEQEQNDQNEDNKDQEDKNEDNKDENEDKKDGDNKEENQDQDKKDEGDKGDEGDKNEEQKDENKEGEGDEKEEQKKQPEEGDKPQEQQQQPRPNQLSKQQVQNLLEAMQNEEKKVQEKIDAKKVKGVKVKNEKDW, from the coding sequence ATGAGAAATATTGTTTTCATATTGTTTTTTATCGGTTTCGTTTCTTTGGCGCAAGAAGAGGAAAAAGCGCGCGAGCAAGCGCTTGACGAATCAAAAAATCTAACCTGGGAAGCTAACAAAGAACTTTCAGAAGATAATTTTGTAGAGGCCGAAGTAGATTACCGAAAGGCAATAGCCAAGAGTGAAGAGAATTCTGCTGCACCTTACAACCTGGCCAATGCATATTACGCCAAAGAAACCTATAGTGAAGCTTTTGGCCGTTACAAGCAAGCTGGTGAATTGGCCACTGACAAAGCCGATAAGCATCGTGCCTATCATAACATGGGCAACGTGTTTATGAAAAGAAAAGACTATCAAAAAGCAGTAGAAGCTTATAAGGAAGCCCTCCGCAATGACCCAAAAGATGAGGAAACCCGTTACAATCTAGCTTTGGCCAAAAAAATGCTCGAAAAAGAACAAGAGCAGAACGACCAAAACGAAGACAACAAGGACCAAGAAGATAAGAACGAGGATAATAAAGACGAAAACGAGGACAAAAAAGACGGAGACAACAAAGAAGAAAACCAAGATCAAGATAAAAAGGACGAAGGAGACAAGGGAGACGAAGGAGACAAGAACGAAGAACAAAAGGACGAGAACAAAGAGGGTGAAGGCGATGAAAAGGAAGAACAGAAAAAACAGCCTGAAGAAGGTGATAAGCCCCAAGAACAACAGCAACAGCCTCGTCCTAATCAATTAAGTAAACAGCAGGTGCAGAATCTTCTGGAAGCCATGCAGAACGAAGAGAAAAAAGTACAAGAAAAAATAGACGCCAAGAAAGTAAAAGGTGTTAAGGTTAAAAACGAAAAAGATTGGTAA
- a CDS encoding VWA domain-containing protein, producing the protein MIQLDEKIYFYLLAIIPVIIVLFALLQIWKKRTQKKFAESPLLKRLSPDKSNFKSSLKLLFFLLGLTFLTLGLVNPKIGTKLETVKREGVDVVFAVDVSKSMLAEDIAPNRLEKAKRLVSEIINQLASDRIGIIAYAGQAFPQLPITTDYGAAKMFLQSMNTDMLTSQGTAINEAITLATTYYNDEEQTNRVLFIISDGEDHSEGNTKDAVEKAIEEGIQIFTIGVGKPKGAPIPIKRNGVVESLKKDSQGEVVITKLNEDVLIDIADDGNGEYINGSNTEAAVERITELLHQMDKKEFEAKQFAEFKDQFQWFLGIGLLFLLLDIFVLDKRTKWFKKLNLFNEKEIE; encoded by the coding sequence ATGATTCAATTAGACGAAAAAATATATTTCTATTTACTGGCCATAATACCGGTCATCATCGTCTTGTTCGCACTTTTGCAAATTTGGAAAAAGCGGACACAGAAGAAATTTGCCGAGAGCCCCCTTTTAAAAAGGCTATCTCCGGACAAATCTAATTTTAAATCCAGTCTAAAACTCTTGTTCTTTTTATTGGGTCTCACTTTCCTTACTCTGGGATTGGTAAACCCAAAAATTGGAACAAAATTAGAGACGGTAAAACGTGAAGGTGTTGATGTCGTTTTTGCGGTAGATGTTTCTAAAAGTATGTTGGCGGAAGATATTGCGCCCAACCGTTTGGAGAAAGCCAAACGTCTAGTTTCAGAAATCATAAATCAATTGGCAAGTGATCGTATTGGTATCATAGCTTATGCCGGTCAAGCATTCCCGCAATTACCTATTACAACAGATTATGGTGCTGCCAAAATGTTCTTACAAAGCATGAATACAGATATGCTTACTTCACAAGGAACAGCTATAAACGAGGCAATTACCCTTGCTACTACCTATTACAATGATGAAGAGCAGACCAATCGTGTGCTTTTTATTATTTCCGATGGAGAAGATCACTCAGAAGGTAATACCAAAGATGCTGTGGAGAAAGCCATAGAAGAAGGCATTCAGATTTTCACTATTGGTGTTGGTAAACCTAAAGGTGCTCCTATTCCCATTAAAAGAAATGGCGTTGTAGAAAGTCTGAAGAAGGATTCCCAAGGAGAGGTAGTTATTACCAAGCTGAACGAAGACGTACTTATAGACATTGCAGATGATGGTAATGGTGAATATATTAACGGTTCCAATACCGAAGCTGCTGTAGAGCGTATAACGGAGCTGCTTCATCAAATGGACAAAAAAGAGTTTGAAGCCAAGCAATTTGCAGAATTCAAAGATCAATTTCAATGGTTTCTTGGTATTGGCTTGTTGTTTTTACTTTTAGATATCTTTGTTCTTGACAAGCGAACAAAATGGTTTAAAAAGCTAAATTTATTCAACGAAAAAGAAATAGAATAA